One genomic window of Microtus ochrogaster isolate Prairie Vole_2 chromosome 21, MicOch1.0, whole genome shotgun sequence includes the following:
- the LOC113457208 gene encoding DNA ligase 1-like, with the protein MEKEQAETRVKEQIHAQLLQEKEKSHEKEMKDLTEKMEKELREKQQKCEQTLQERERSHEKEVKDLTEKIEKEQAQNREMQERNQQLVQENDNNNEEFIQQFIDILNKKSFKKLEEEVKEKYEELLEICKRLQNERQNTGACVIS; encoded by the exons atggagaaggaacagGCTGAAACGAGAGTGAAGGAACAGATACATGCACAGTTGctgcaagagaaagagaagagtcatGAGAAGGAGATGAAAGATCTGactgagaagatggagaaggaactgagagagaAGCAACAGAAATGTGAACAGACactgcaagagagagagaggagtcatgAGAAGGAGGTAAAAGATCTGACTGAGAAGATAGAGAAGGAACAGGCCCAGAACAGAGAAATGCAAGAGAGGAATCAACAGTTGGTTCAAGAGAATGACAATAACAATGAGGAGTTCATTCAACAGtttattgatatattgaataagAAAAGTTTTAAGAAGTTGGAGGAGGAAGTGAAAGAG AAATATGAAGAACTATTGGAGATATGTAAAAGACTGCAAAATGAAAGGCAAAACACAGGCGCATGTGTTATAAGCTGA